Proteins encoded together in one Triticum dicoccoides isolate Atlit2015 ecotype Zavitan chromosome 7B, WEW_v2.0, whole genome shotgun sequence window:
- the LOC119335691 gene encoding uncharacterized protein LOC119335691: MAAPAPAPASIPVPDELLEEIFLRVPSLNALALASAACTSFRRVIKARAFGRRFRALHRPPLLGFMDAGGFHPAQAPHPSAPLAVAVAPSAADFSFIPVPDVVSFSSSCVPQGEGPRWRPRDVRDGRVLLDWTPLYHCIIKSWGYSEERILIGDYEDGPRTKRELCKAAEFQLAVCHPLSRRYMLLPTIPKDLAAQPQDRLWAFEPVLAPNTGDDGEEEPFKVICFARYPAKLVLFVFSSTSRQWSMVESPSFPCLEYLSCFDCVRGCFYWTEPYHWSHHLMVLDTRTMMFSTVDLLTGCHKELKDLDDQSFHRRRPNAVVAGRLGGGALEMFSLVGQHGSFALYHTSLQNNYQEWKLKKIVHLPEQYHDYSISTVGAAEGFLFFQGAPEGNPIENVDCYSMEVKTYEMTKVCSKLVDFSNRKLALPYFSFPPVLSEPTI; this comes from the coding sequence ATGGCCGCGCCGGCGCCGGCACCGGCCTCCATCCCCGTCCCGGACGAGCTCCTGGAGGAGATCTTCCTCCGCGTGCCCAGCCTGAACGCGCTCGCCCTCGCCTCCGCCGCCTGCACGTCCTTCCGCCGCGTCATCAAAGCCCGCGCCTTCGGCCGCCGCTTCCGCGCGCTGCACCGGCCTCCCCTCCTCGGCTTCATGGACGCGGGCGGATTCCACCCCGCCCAGGCGCCGCACCCCTCCGCCCCGCTCGCCGTCGCCGTAGCCCCCTCCGCCGCCGATTTCTCCTTCATCCCGGTCCCGGACGTCGTTTCTTTTTCCTCCTCCTGCGTCCCGCAGGGGGAAGGCCCCCGCTGGCGGCCCCGCGACGTCCGGGACGGCCGCGTCCTCCTCGATTGGACCCCCCTCTACCACTGCATCATCAAGAGCTGGGGCTACTCCGAAGAAAGGATCCTCATCGGTGACTACGAAGATGGTCCCCGGACCAAACGGGAGTTGTGCAAAGCCGCCGAGTTCCAGCTCGCAGTCTGCCATCCCTTATCCCGCAGATACATGCTGCTTCCAACCATACCCAAGGACCTCGCCGCCCAGCCGCAAGATCGCCTTTGGGCATTCGAGCCCGTGCTCGCTCCCAACACCGGGGACGATGGAGAGGAGGAGCCCTTCAAGGTGATATGCTTTGCAAGATACCCGGCAAAGCTCGTCCTCTTTGTCTTTTCATCCACAAGTAGGCAATGGTCCATGGTTGAGTCTCCCAGCTTCCCTTGTTTGGAATACTTGTCATGTTTTGACTGCGTGCGCGGCTGCTTCTACTGGACAGAACCTTATCACTGGAGTCACCATTTGATGGTGCTGGACACACGCACCATGATGTTCTCCACTGTTGATCTTCTCACCGGCTGCCATAAAGAGCTCAAGGATCTGGATGACCAGAGCTTTCATCGGCGGCGGCCGAATGCAGTTGTTGCGGGTAGACTAGGAGGCGGAGCCCTTGAGATGTTTTCTCTTGTCGGTCAACACGGGTCCTTTGCTCTCTACCACACCTCTTTGCAGAATAATTACCAAGAATGGAAGCTGAAGAAGATCGTACACCTGCCTGAGCAGTATCATGACTATTCCATTTCCACGGTGGGCGCAGCCGAGGGATTCTTGTTCTTCCAAGGCgctccagaaggtaatcctattgaGAATGTGGATTGTTACTCAATGGAGGTCAAGACTTATGAAATGACCAAGGTCTGTTCCAAGCTGGTGGACTTCTCCAATCGCAAGCTTGCCCTCCCATACTTTAGCTTCCCACCGGTGTTATCGGAACCAACTATTTGA